Part of the Amblyraja radiata isolate CabotCenter1 chromosome 27, sAmbRad1.1.pri, whole genome shotgun sequence genome is shown below.
TTGAAATcgctaataaatttaaaaaatcagaAAAAAGAGACTACATTTTgtggaacaaatatgctaagtgaTGTCTCTTGGCTATGGCTGGAACAATACATTTTCTTCACGTAGATAGCCTAATATGGATATTTGCAAGGCAAATTAGTCACAACCACCAGCCACAGCCAAAGGGAGAACCCTGTATAAGAAATGGAAGTCACATGAGCAAGGACCATAAAAGACCGACCTTTATTATGATGAAAGCTGGCAAGGCCAGTATTTATTTCCAATGCTGTACTGAACTGCTCTTGGAGTAAAGTCACCTAAACCTTTTGCTGCCCATGTAGTGGAAGTGCACTTAAAGTGTTGCTGGGCAAATATTCTTGGATTTTGACCCAGTTCCAAAGAAAGTGTGCAAGTATGTTCGAATCTTAATGGTGTGTGGTTAATGGTTTCCTTGCATTTTCTTGTCCTTCCAGTTAGAATTTACAGATTTGGGAAGCTGTCATATACCTTTGGTGAGTTATTTCTGGGTATCTTACAGATGATGGGGAAAGGAGTGAATGCTGAGAGGTTAGGGTGGAGTTTCACTGAAGTAGATTACGTTGTCCTGGGCGTCATTTAAGCTTCTTGAGTGCTGCAGGAAATGGAGAGTTTTACATTGCATTGCTGACTTATACTCCATACATGGTGGAATGACTCAGAGGAGGCAAGTCACATGCTTCAGACTGGAGCCTACTTTTGCATGCATGTTATTTATGAAGCTGGTCCCTTTATGTTTCTGGTCTATGGTGAGCAGGGAATAttgatgggtttttttaaatatcattatACATTAATCATTCCACCCACAAGTTGGGATGTCATTCTCTCGAAAATTCTCTGCAGTAACTCTTGGCACTTTTCACCCAAGCCTAGAGATTATTGAAGAATTGTACAACATGCAATTCGTGCAACCTTTTTAAAAGACCATAGAAAACTGTAGGGCTTAAGTTTGAAAGCCAATTCATCTTGAATGTGCTGATCTGGGCAACTAAAAAATTGCAGTTCTTCAATTGTGGGAATGACAACCAGGTATCCATCGCCCCTATGTGGATGTGTcgggattcaatagacaatagatgcaggagtatgccattcggcccttcgagccagcattgccattcactgtgatcatggctgatcatccataatcagtaccccgttcctgccttcgccccatatcccttgactctgttatctttaagagctctatctaactctctcttgaaagcattcagagaattggcccccactgccttctgcggcagagaattccatggattcacaactctctgggtgaaaatgtttttcctcatctccgttctaaatggcctatcccttattcttaaactgtggcccctggttctggactcccccaacatcgggaacatgtatcctgcctctagtgtgtccaatcccttaatcttatgtttcaataagatatcctctcatcccaaATTCCAttgtatacaagcctagtcgctccattctctcaacatatgacagtcccgccatcccgggaattaacctcgtgaacctacgctgcactccctcaatagcaagaatgtccttccacaaatttggagaccaaaactgcccacaatactccaggtgtggtttcactagaggCCTGcacaactgctgaaggacctctttgctccgatactcaactcctcttgttatgaaggccaaaatgccattagctttcttcactgcctgctgtacctgcatgcttactttcagtgactgatgaacaaggacacccagatctcgttgtacttctccttttcctaacttgacaccattcagatctgccttcctgttcttgccaccaaagtggataatctcacatttatccacattaaactgcatgtcatgtggataaatgcacactcacccaacctgtccatgtcaccctgcatcctcatagcatcctcctcacagttcacactgccatctgcaaatttgctaatgttacttttaatcccttcatctaagtcattaatgtatattgtaaattgctgcggtcccaacaccgagccttgcggtaccccacgtcactgcctgccattctgaaagggatacgttaatccctactctttgtttcctgtctgccaaccaattttctatccatgtcagtaccttgTACCTTGAACCTTCCAAAGAGTCcgccagggactatactggaagttggacaattttatactggacaatttttacatttatcaagccaattaacctacaaacatgtatgtctttggaatgagggaggaaaccgaagatctcggagaaaacccacgcaggtcacggagagaacgtacaaactccgtacagacagcgccgatcgaacccgggtcactgggcgctgcattttgctgtaaggcagcaactttaccactgcgccactgtggctgCCCCAATACCACGTCCTctaattttgccaactaatctcctatgtgggaccttatcaaaggctttctgaaagtccaggtacactacatctactggctgtcccttgtccattttcctagtgacATCCACAAAAAAAATCCAtaaggattagtcaagcatttgtaaatccatgctgacttcagctgatctaaactaaatgacccactgatactgcctgatattgcgcccccccccccatcagtcttaagaagggtttcgacccgaaacgttgcctatttccttcgctccatagatgctgcctcacccgctgtgtttctccagcatttttgtctaccactgatACTGGCAGTTTGGCTCAACCACGAAAAATGACTTCGATAAAACACCGTAGCcttgcagctgggaagaaattggggGCTGGttcttgttcttggttcttggtttcttggtcctccaaaatattccaaatggaatttaaactggaggtggtgaagggagggcttaagccagaaagagtTATTGGCTGGGATGGGGTGGGGACAGCATCATGAAATAAATTATCCGGAATACCAGACCCACTGACCAGATAATATTGATAATAATATTCCAGTGACCCCTCACTCCAGCAGACGGCGTCAGCGCTCTCCCATCACCCTCCACTTTCCACATGCTCATTACAtatagggggtgggtggggggggaatagAAGTGATGTTAAACATATTATGTAGTTATCAGCAATAAATAACCGGGGATCAACCAGCACATGTTATTATTTGATAGCTGTAGGGTGTGTGAGTTTAAATCCGATTTGGATGCTGTGAATTGATTGCCGGTAAAAGGAAGTAGGTGGTCGTGCCGGTGATGGACATGGTGAGCAGCCAATAGCGTGGTAGATATGGTCGGGGAGGCGGGGACAGGCGGCGGATTGTCCAATGGGGCGACGGGGGGCGGGCTCCCCGGCTCCCTTGTGGCTACATTGTGAGTTACAAAGAAACAAAAGCAACTGTGAGGAGAAGCGAGTGGCGAGACAAAGACTCGGTGAATCGGGCAGCGGACTCGTGTTTACCCCGGGCAGTGAGTGGCGACGCAGACCTTTACTCTAAAGTGTGTCTATTTGCGAGATCAGTTcatagcaaaaaaaaacaaaaaaaacagcgcTTTCTGTTTTTCCCCCCCAAACATGATATTAATTACAATAACGAGTTAATTATTGACAATCATCTCACAGTTCTTGTGTGGGtttgttaaaaaaaatgtaattgtttcatGATATCTTCTTgtgcctcttctcccctcacctacCCGATGCCAGTTATGAATAAGGACAGGGTGTTTCGGAAGCTCTTTGTGGGTGGGTTACCGTATCACACCAATGAGGTGTCACTCAGGCGCTATTTCCAGCGGTTCGGCGAGATTGAAGAAGCAGCGGTGATAACGGACAAGTTGACCGGGCGTTCTCGAGGATACGGGTTTGTGAGTATCGAATTTGTTAAGAGGGCAGCGGGGTCAAAGGCCCATGGAGGCCAGTTCGGTGGCTAAATCTCCCTTGGTAGCTCTGGTGCTACCCAACGGAGATTGTTGACAAGCCCTTCACTAATGTTAGtgcaacacacacacatttgCATTTCCCACCTCCTCTCTGTGTATTTACTTAGCCGATGCCACCAAGGAGTGACCAGGTGAGGCAGTCAACACGTTACTTTGCGTGATCTCTTAGCCAATTGACACAAAATAGGTCGAGGAATACAGACGCAGACACGAGTTTTGGGTCACGTGGCCTAGACTTGTATGAAATACAAGGGATGCTAAAAATATTAAAGAAAAGCTGAAAATACGCAGTCTAAAATGTATAAATAAACAGACCCTTCGTTCCACTGACTGCACTGACCATCAGACACTCACTTGCATGAAACCTGCACTATTCCCTTTTATTTtcaccaatccccccccccccccccccatctaaatTCTACCTCTCGAACAAGGGGTAATTTATAGTCTCCCAAACTTCAGGGCCTGGATGTAGAAGAAGCCTACGTAGTCACATTTTTAAGGTGTAGTTAAAATTGGTTATTGTACAAAATTTAATCGGTGATGATCAAGGAACAGATGGGGGATCTGTTGGATGTAGTTCAGAGGCCAATCCACAACAATGTGAATGAAAAGAAACTGGCTGCTCAAAACACCATGTAATAAACTatggtgatgttggggggaggggtgaaggaagTGAAGAGAGGTCTGTGGATTTAATTTTGGAAAaatggcagattgagtttaattAGGATAAATGtacggtgttgcattttggtagaacaaaccagggcaggatttaTGCAATAAACAGTAGGGTCcaggagagtgttgcagaacagagagactAGGGGTGCTGATACATTGTTCTATGCTGCTGGTGGATAGCACCAGGAAGAACACATTTGGCACACTTCTTTATTGATCAGAGTATAGAATACAGGAGTTGGGAAGTCGTAAGATGTTGGTATGGCCACATTTGATGCGCTGTGTTTAATTCAGGTCGTGATGCTACGAAAGGTTACTGGAAAGGTTACAAAAAAACTTTGAGGATGTTTCCTGATCTGATGGTTTTGAGATGTAAGGAGAGGCTGTATAAGGTGGGTCTTTTGCTCCTGAAGTGTAAGAAGTTGATGGTGACCATATTGagagatataaaattatgaggaacaTAGAAGGGTGAATAGCCAGTCTTTTCCAtgagtaggggagtctaaaacacgagggcataggtttaaggggtaGTCTTTTTCCACGCAGAGGGTGGTTCTTACATGGAGTGAGCTGCTAGAGAAAGACGTAGAGTTGGGTACAATTACAGCACTTAAAAGATACAGACAGATTTATGGATACGAAAAGCTTGGAGGGTGAAGGACAGgcccaggcaagtgggattagctctggttggcatggatgagttaggctgaagggcctgtgtctgtgctgtttaGCTTTATTGATGGAATAACTTCTTTCAAAACTGGCAAAAATAGAGAAATATGTTTTAAAAATCTACGAGAATGTAACATTTTGATAGGATGGAATTCGGAACCAACTAAATACTAAAATGGACAATTATGCATGGGAAAAAGGGGGTACTGAGACAAGTTTTAAAAATAACAATTATTTAAAGGAGGTAGAAGTGACAGAATGATTATTAGGATGTGCCCAGTTGCTTCCATGCAAAATGGAGATGATCAACTCCAATTAATTTTATAAAGAATAAACATGTAGTCGTCAAATCAAGTAGTGAGCTGGTATTCTGTCTGTAGTACAGGGTCCTTAAAATGTTTTGTAATACAGGAAATCTTCCAGGTTCAAACAGCAAATGTTTTACTTGGTGTTAGAAGCAATGAAGTAATTGAAccaaattatgtataattatTCTGCCCATCACTGTAGATGATTATTCCCAAAGCCATATTCTAATCTTGTTCCACTGCCTGTTTCCCAGCCTCTTTAatagttttattttttaaacagtttTCAAATACATTTTTACTAAGAGTAATATTTCTACAGTTTGTTGCAATGGCATATTAACTACCCTCTTCATAATAACTGCATCTCTccatttacatttttattgtcatttatctctatattcaatgctcacaAATTATGCAGTGCAAATCTATCTTTATTCACCTTTGATAATTCTTCAAGATAACAAAATGTCCTTTAGCGTTTTCCTTTTCTGTGAGAAGCAACAGGGGGCAAAAAAGAAGTCGTTATAAATTATATCGGTCTTCCAAGCGAGAACCATAATCTCTAGTGACTATGCAATGTAATTTATCTATTCTACTTTTTTCAGTTTAACTAAAATCTTCCACATTTAAAATTGCCTTTGTGCATCCTTGTGTGTACCTTGTGTCTTTATATGGTTTAATATTGTTCAAACACCCCATTTATTTGCTAATGCCCCTGCCAGGTGCTCTTGAGTGTACTTGACATATTCATATCCTTATTTCCAAAAGATTTAATCCATAATTTCTTGCACTCATTGAACCTGTTCGTCCTGTGAGACTATCTATCTGCTATTGTATTCTTCACAATCTTTGGATCAAATTCTGATGTACCCAAATTTGACGAGACAGGCTAACTTCAATATCCTTTAATTGATGAATTGGTGGTACAAATCTGTCACATAGATCAAGAGCTATAGGTTATCTTGTAAATTATTAACTCGTTTCAAAGTATGTACAAAAATGTACTTCATGATGCAATAGAGAAATCGAGTGAAGTGGAACCAGCAAAATCTTGCAAAACTTTTAAATTATTACAGCAATGATTTCACAATCTGTTATATATGATATTGCTGCTTCATAGACCTTCATGGTGAGATAATAATCTTTAATTTCAACTCGGTTTCCTcataaatcattaaaaaaaatatatataatcctATGGTATTAAAATACAGTGACAAAatttaaatacaaagtgctgaaataacagtgggtcaggcatcatctctggagaatatggacaggtgatgtttcgggtcgggacccttcttcagtctgaagaaaggtctcgacctgaaacgtcattcattctttctatccagagatgctgcctgtcacgctgagttactccagcatgttgtgcccttTTTCTGACTGGTGGACCctgacccgaaatggcacctatcccatgttatgcatagatgctgcctgacccgttgagttactccagcactttgtgtcctttcgtgtaaaccaacatctacagttccttgtttctacgtgcTAAAATAGGATATTTGAAGCAAGAGGGCGCAGTGGTATTGCTGTTTAATTAGTTGTGCAGCGTTCCTGCAAGAAGCTGGTGTACACATGGGTCACAAGCTCTACCTCTTTGCTGTAACCCCCTGTGGTTCAATGGGAAATAGTATAATCTTCAAACCATGCTGAATTAGTCATTgggtaggcataaaatgctggagtaactcagcaggacaggcagcatctctggagagatgctgcctgtcccgctgagttactctggcattttgtgtctaccttcgatttaaaccagcatctgcagttctttccttctgaATTAGTCATTGCTGGATAGAGATTTCCAACTGGCCACAATGTTTCAGTTCTGTGAGGCAAATAACCAGATTGCCTCAGTGTAATTATTATTTGGTGCCATATTCTCCCCAATGGGCCAGATTGTATAAGATTCAACCCTCTCCTTATGATCGTTGTTTTCTAACTTCCCCTACACCAACACTGCACAGCTCCTACAATTGAATTAACCTTTTGCAGCCATGAGGCTCCCAACGGCATTGACTGTAGTTCTATAGCCATCCCCTATGCAGGTCTTGCATCTCCCCAACACTGCCCTGGGAGCCCCTGGCAGCTTGTGCTGTGAAAGTCCTTTTAAATGGTTAAGATATTCAGGTTGTTTGAAAACTTTAAATATcgcattaattttttttaatgcaattttgTTTACATCGCTTAAGCCATTAACTTAAAATATGATTGTGAAATAAAGATAAGTAATATTTGTGTGAACTTGCATTTTTTAAATGGAAGTTGATGACCTGGTCAAATTAATGCCATGATTAATGGACCAGTTATcccattccccttctccttgTTTCCTTATCCCCAAACAACATTATCTCTCTTGCATGCCTATGGATTCCACTTTGCTTCATTAATGGTACAACACTAAAGCGTCAGATATGAGGTATGCCCAACCCCTCCGTTCACTAACTATGGAGAGCCCTCTACTGGAAGGGGAGTCCAGGGCTGGAAAATATGCCCACTGTGAAGTACTGGAAGTCCAGTGCTACTCTTTGAACCCTTATTCCTGCAAGAGTTGCCTGTATTGAAAAGCCAAGCAATGGTGTTTGCATTTTGATTGTTTAGCCCTTGGGTTAGGGCCAAACCCAGAGTCTTGGTGCTGAGTGTTGCTTGAACTAATCCCTAAAATTTAAAACAATGTTTCTTTATATTTcctgctccctcctaaccctattgatTGAATCACAGGTCACCATGGCAGATTGGGCTGCAGCAGAGAGGGCATGTAAAGATCCTAATCCCATTATTGATGGAAGAAAGACTAATGTAAACCTAGCTTATCTTGGTGCCAAACCACGCACAGTACATTCAGGTATGTTTTAACGTCCTTGGGGAGCTAATTTTGTGCAAAACTAGAGGGACAGAAATGGTAATAAAGAGCTTGGTGGGTGGCATTGGGCAATTTAAGCTGGGTATGGTTTCTCTCAAGCAGATTTTTTATTTTCCCAAAGATCTGTGTCTGTCCCCTTGAAGTAAACTGGGATGTTTTCCTTCATTGTTTGCAGGAGGTTGTCCGGTTCCCATGCTATTACTCAGCTAAATATAGAGAATTATTCTAGTGTTCAGCTGTATCCTGATCTGTCCACATACATTCACTTTTTGGATATTGTTTGGAACAGGGCAGTCCAATCCTGACATCCATGAGAATTTACTGGTTGTGAAAATTCCCTACTGTCTGATTCtggatctttagtttagtttggagatacaacgtggaaacgggcccttcagcccacaatgtctgtgccgaccagcgatccccatacaccagtactatcctacactccagggaaaatttacaatctttaccgatgccaattaacctacagtatgAAATGTGATTTAGCTTCATCAAATATAACTGGTAATAAAGCACAAAGACTATTCTCAATAAATCAATTTATTTCATAAGTGTGTttgtagatatgtgtgtgtgtgtgtgtgtgtgtatatgtatgtgtgtataattGAAATAAAGGCCCAGAAGTTAGTTCTAAAAGCAAGTGAGCCATCAATGCTTGCAATTTTATATGCAAATTGGAAAACTGCTAAAGTACAGTCCATATGAAAACAAAATCACAATGTTGTCTGAGATGCACAAAAATGGGCCAGCCAAAGATAGCAATGTGATCGATTCCTCATTCAAGTACATTGTTCTGTATTTGCAATTTAGATATGGAATGAACCAGACTGAGAAACCTGGCTTATTTTAGACACTGTCCCTTTTTGACTTTTTTGACAAGTCTAAACCCATCATCCCCTGAAAATCAACTTTTCGAAGTGAGATAAATGCTTTGGATTTTAATAGCTTGAGGACCCTTATAACATTTATTATCTTTATTTTGCTTCCTCCTTTGATTTAATTTTTTACTTGTACTTCCTGGTTCTGAAACAGTTCTCTTCAAACAAATCCTGGAAACCCCGAGAACGATTTGTACCATTTTGATCTCTAACTTGCAGCAGCTTTCGTTGTAAAAGATCATATCTGCCTATAGTCATTTATTGGATATTAGTTGTGTACAATAAATTCCagctgattttttattttttttaaatgggtgcTGTTAAGGCCACATACATTGCCAACCCGTAACCAGACCAAATGGTTGACTGAGCCACGATAATCACTAATACTGATGATTGCTCCCCCGCAATGTTACAATTCCCAAATTGTTGCTATTTATCCTATTTGAAATAATGAACATAGTAATGTTCAGTAGTACTGCAAGGATTTTTTATCCAGAAAACTTGCGTTAGACTACAGGTTTGATTTGTTCAACCCTACCCATCAGGTTTTGTTCAATTCTCAGATTCTGTTCTAGAGTACCTGTTGTTTCACATCTCTGAGAGTAGGAACATTTGGCAGGGTGAAATAGCGAAAACATACTGTACCTGATCATGGCAGTAGTGTCGGAGAGCTGTTAATGCAGGATGTATCCATTTTCTGAAAATAGGTAAAAGTATACTGGTGCATCGCACAATGGTGCAGTAACAATGACGTTGCTGTCTCTCTGTTCGTGACCTGAGACCAGGTGGATTACGTCCCACTTTCTAAAGATATGCTGGTTTGTGCAGTTAATTGCCTACTGTAAATGAGGTGGAGTTGGGAGAATCAGGCGAGTTAATGGGCTAAAGATTACAGAGAAATACATGGGGGATTTGATTGATAGGATTACCCTGAAAACTGGTGTAGATTTGACGTAAGGAAATGTGGGAAGAGAATGCAAGTGAAAACTCTTGTAAGGTTTTACTAAATATCTGTATGTTCAGGAGATACTCTGTTCACTTAGACTCTTCCCATTTCTATGTTCATGTCTTGTGTTCTATCTGATTGGGTTTTAGATTGCTTATTGCTAGAAATTTTATCTTCTTTCAAGACTTACTGAGATACTGTCATAGAGaaaaacaacatggaaacagcctattcagcgcaccaagtctgctaaccatcaaccatccatttaaGCTAAttgtatattaatcccattttttattcttTCCACATTATCATTAACTCCCACCAGATTCTACTCCTCACCTACAcctcagggccaatttacagtgaCCAGTGAATGTATCAGTcagaacatctttgggatgcgagagaacacctgaacacctggaggaaagccTCGTAGTTAgaaggagaacatgtaaactccatacagtcagaattgaacccaggtctatggtgctgtgaggtagtagtACTGCTACTAGCCACAGTGCTGCTTTCAGTACACTGTATAACAACAGTTCCATGGTTCTAGCAGGCAAGTCACCCAACTGGCAACAAGCTATCTGATCAGAGTGCAAGAGGTATCACAGTTAAAACCAGTTCCATCATAACTGCTGGTGCttaatagaatgttggtgaataaAAATCAAGATCTCCAATGCATTCAATATGAAGAAACGAACTGAATCTAGTCAAGATGAGATGTTTATTTGTACTTTGGTTGAACACACCTGGCCTAAATACAATCTCTGCACAGGTTAACAAAGAACTTGTTTATTTATTAATAAATTCTCTTCCCCTTGCATGTCAGGAAGTCTTGGCCTACAACAAGTTCACTCAGCTCTGATGCAGAGACCTTATGGGTAAGTAAGCATGTTCTTTTCTGTGCGCTTATCCGACAATACAATGTATTGGTACGTAAGAAAATAGAGTTTTTGTTTAAAATCTGTTGTACgagatttatacaatggtatcaaCTCAATACACATAGACTTAACGAAACTCAAAATAAATTGGGACATTTCAGCTCTTGGTAAAATTACTATTACTTTGGAGCAATAGTTATTTTGAACACTTGAGTTTCTAACCTTGCTTGGATTAATTTGTGGAAGTGCTTTGTGTTTATGCAAGCACTAACTCTCCCTAAGGAAAAGGGAAATCATCCATTAGTATATTTTCTGAGACCAAGCTGGAGGAAAACCTTGGTTCACATATTAAGCAAAAGCAAATGTTTTTCAATTTGCTACATTTCCCCCTATTCTGTGAAGGTGTTGATTTTTGAAGTACTGTTCCAAGCTATC
Proteins encoded:
- the LOC116988489 gene encoding RNA-binding protein 24-like isoform X1, with translation MISSCASSPLTYPMPVMNKDRVFRKLFVGGLPYHTNEVSLRRYFQRFGEIEEAAVITDKLTGRSRGYGFVTMADWAAAERACKDPNPIIDGRKTNVNLAYLGAKPRTVHSGSLGLQQVHSALMQRPYGVGPYLIPQTILQPGLVLPSTSYLDSNVALYTQYPAYEHLYPISSHYPNPGYAYTVQLPLQTGIPNLSQGQHEPTILHTAGLQRR
- the LOC116988489 gene encoding RNA-binding protein 24-like isoform X2 gives rise to the protein MNKDRVFRKLFVGGLPYHTNEVSLRRYFQRFGEIEEAAVITDKLTGRSRGYGFVTMADWAAAERACKDPNPIIDGRKTNVNLAYLGAKPRTVHSGSLGLQQVHSALMQRPYGVGPYLIPQTILQPGLVLPSTSYLDSNVALYTQYPAYEHLYPISSHYPNPGYAYTVQLPLQTGIPNLSQGQHEPTILHTAGLQRR